The following DNA comes from Castanea sativa cultivar Marrone di Chiusa Pesio chromosome 10, ASM4071231v1.
TCTCTATCTTTCTATGGCTGTGTTTCATCTTAGATTTTATGATTACACTCGTGAAAGGGGAATGTtatggaaaattttgcaaaatagtataattttttttaaaaaattgttaaatagtACATGAttaaacttatttagttatgtaaaatattttttggaaactCGAATTCCaatgaaactcaagttttaaGCATTATATTTTATCAGAATACATAATgcttggaacttgagttttgtaaactcgagtttcactagaactcgattttcacaaactcaaattccaaaaaacatagtaaataactaaataaatttgaCCGATTGcctttttcctaaaataaaatactattggGCAAAAAAGGCCGGAATGTTATTGTCAGCTTTGATCTACTGTTTCAGGATTCAAAGGAGTTAAATTTGTTTCATTCTCTTTTCTATTCATTgtcaattaaaaaatcaaatttacaaATATAACCTTTGAATATCAATTTTgatccttaaattttttatttgaaaaattaactcTTGAATATTAGGTTTGTAACAAatcattttgttaatatttttcattaaatcctaacaaGAACAAATTCCCTAATATTTTCAACTAAAATATTTAAGGTTCAAATCTCTTTCCCTCATTTTAACTcttgaatttaaaatattaaaaaaaaaatgaaagtctAACAATTTTCCTTAAAGTCTAAGGTATTAGTAAATGATGTGCATGTGGTTTTCCCacttaataattttgaaatgttattaTTATCATGTGacattaaatgattaaatccaTTATACTCTAAcagaaaatattaaatttaatttatcaCGAACCCAATGCCCAGAGGATTAGCTTTTTAAATCAAAAGTCTAAAGAACAAATTGAAACTCATGCCAAagtccaaaaataatatttacgaAAGTATTCCAGTTTTAGTCAAAGGCAAGGCTTTTGTCTAAATGTCGTTCTTGTGTCACCCAATCCAACGACTACCTGgtaaaaaatttagcacaatATCTTACGTGCAATATATTaggtttttcaattaaattcaaacacctattatattaaatttaattgtcgAAAACATAATACTATTGTTATATACAAGTCAAAGTACAGCGAAAGGAAGCCATGTCCCTGACGACAATTTGCTATCCAAAACTGAATGCAAAATACAACCAGGGAacagaaagaaacaaaaagattaTCAGTTTAAAGTTCTTTTCCGGAAAAGGGAATGCATTCAGCGAAAAGAAAATAGGACAAGTATCAAGTTtgttacaaaaaaagaagaggggagaaaaaaaagaatatgattTTCCATCAGAATAGAAAGGAATTGTATGAGGGGCCAAAAGATGAAAGTATTGTGGTTGCATGATGATAACATTTAACATTGTTTATGGCTATGATATACATTGATTTCCCATGAAATGGCAGTGGGGGTACAAATCCCATCATCTACAACAATAAACACTGATAACTAGAGTTCTCTTTTCTGATCAACCTTCTTTACCGTATTATGACCGAAAACAAAGTATCCAAGCTAACAAATCTTTTTCATCTCTGCACAGCTCCATAAAGTTTATGCTGTTGAAGTAAAGTTACTAACTACTATtaaaatagttaaataaaaagattatcTCATTGTTGATAAGTAATACAGTAAGTAATTGACTGAAAGTTGAAACAGAAAGCAATTGTTGGTCACCTGCAATCCTTCAATAGTCAATaatgcttttattttctatgaGCCTCAAGATCTGATATTAACTTCGGGGGTTTGTTCTTCTTTTGCTGATATTTGGCATATGAATACCACACCCCACCAGCTGTGTTGATAACCAATCCCGTCACGTTTAAAGCATGAACTTCCACACCACCCAGCAACACAAAACCAAGAGTCtgaaaagcaaaaataaataaataaatgaaagcaTATGTCAGATATATGCACTTGAATAGTTCATATTCAGTTTCCTACATGCTCTTACAAGTGTAAAGACAGGAAAACAGAAGGAAAATTTAAAGCCCTCAAGAATTTCATAATGGGCTGGTTGTTTGAGAAGTCTAAATTTTCCTTCCCTATCACCAAAGTTCTGTACAACAAATAGAGCCCAAGGATATTCCATGCATACCGTGGACCCAACTCCTTTAAGGACTCCAACTATTGTTGTTGTTAGAGCAGAGTTGACTATGGTACACAAGAACATGGTGAAGTTGAGGACGATGCCCATCACCAATGAAAGAATAAGAATCGCCAAAAAGTATATGGAATTACTCtgcatattaagaaaaaatttaacattAGATATCAATGCTATATAGAAATTCATAATGTACATTTATATGCCAacaacattaaataaaaaagaatacttTTCTCTAATGTAACagaacaaaaaacaattttttgtgaTCTAATAATGTTAGCATAATGAAGAACCCAAATGAGCCCCTCCTACTTTCAGTTTCTTCTCCTCTGCATTCTTAAAATCTTTACTCCTCCACTAGGTCAGGGCAACTCATACATATTTCTCAACCAATAAGCCAGACTTTTGGATGTGATATGCGTTGTGCTCTTTTCAAAGACCCAGGCACTTAGATTGTATATGGTATACAAGAACTATAAAACTACAAAGATGCACTTTCTCAATAACCAATGATGGACTATGAGCAAGTGTCAAGGAGATTCAGTTATTAAACTTCAAGTTATTCGAAGGTTTTCCAAATCATAACACCAAAAAAATGGCTCTCTTTTTCAGGATAACTCTATTTATTCTCCCAGATAGAACTGTTATCATGACATCAGATAGGGTTTCACATAGACCACTTTTTGAAggcaaattttcaatttcagttaTGATTTAGAAATATCCTTATTTCTTAATTTCATAATGCCACCACAAGAATCTTCcaccaaattaatttttgtctTATCTAAAAGAATCCTGCACTTCATATAGGCTTTCTCAAAGCTGGTAAAAGAGTGGAGTACTTCAAATTCTAATTTCTATTTGCTTGAAGTGGACAGAAACTGGAAAaactaccaccaccaccttgGGAAAGCTTGATCCACAACATCATCTGAAACAAACTTGAGAAGATCCAAGGAAAATTACAATCCTATATAACAGTATTCTTCATTGAATGTCCTGAACTAGCCATAAATTATCTTATGAACTTGAAAATCCTATCCCTTATAAAGCGTTGTTGATCTCTATCTTAAGCTGAGAAACAACCACAATTACTGGAAGTGCCAGCGAAAGTTGGTAACATGTCTGCAGGCTAAGAAATGTGcatcctataattttttttttaatgttccaAATTTTGGAAATTAAACCCACGCTGTACCATGAGCTGCAAATTCAAAGGTACACACTGTACCCCTCTAGTTACTACTGATTTCAACACACTGATGGTGAATGTTTCTGacatgctttttcttttttcctctttcgtTCTTTTGACAATTTCTTCCTACAAGCTTCTTTGATAAGTAATTAATGCTTCATTGAAAGAAAAACTAAGCTTTACAAGAACCCAAAGCACACAGGCAATGTACTAAGGATATCAGACCAAAAGACTAAAGAGCTTCCTACAAGCTTCTTGCACCCCACAAACCTGTGATGCTTCAATCAAATAATTCCTTATACACTTCTCATAAGCTCCTCTTGTCCCTCTTCACAATCAAACAACTCCTTAATACACTTCTATAAGTTTCTTCACTTACTCCCTTCTTTTCACTGCTCTCCTCGCCATTACCAAGAACCCACTTcccatttcaaaatttcccACCTCAACAACAATTCGAAAGCCATTACAATTCAAAACTTAAGGAGAATCTTACTGGGGCCAAAATTCCTTTTCAAAAAAGATCCATATGTCTCCTTGATTATAAACTCTACTTAGGTTGTTTCCATTACATCTCACTGTATACCAAACTGTACTCAATGATTGTACCATGTAAAAAGGTAAGGACATTTTTAAACAGGTAGCAagagaattaaataaaacataGCCACGCAATGAACACAGGAAaccatactttttcttttttttgagagataattacaaACATATTGCTAAATCTGCAGCTTGAACCCTTTCCCCCCTAGACCCCCTagcactttgtgcatgaggaggtgtcaattcagctacaaggcctttAGCAGGAAGCCATACTTTTTCACGCTATAAAGAAGTGATACATTTTGATAACATCACAAAATGCAACCGGCTGCCATTTAAGTGCAAGTCAAATCAGTCTTTCaaagaataaaattgaaaacGAAACTTCTAAAGGATGTTTAAGtgaaatccatttttttccatTGGTAAGTAACACACACACCCGATGGCTCACCCTCCACCCAACACTTATATGGGGAGTGAGGTGCCAAATTATCTAGAGCTTGTTGGCTTAAGCGAAAtccattttaaattcaaattgtAGGGAAAATTATTCAAAGATACAGAAAGTAAATATAACatacttgtgtgtgtgtgcgctcTAAACTACACGTATTTTGTGTTCTCTAAAGACATTGTGCAGGCAAacgttaaattttatttaaaagtaaTTATTTTCCTTGGTCTATTCATGAATAATAACTTAATAAgtgaaaatgaaagaataaacatcataatttttttttagaaacaataaaCATCATAACTGAAATCCTGTTTTTAACCTTTTGGAACTGATTACACAGTAAAAAATAAGGGGAAGAGGACGAAAAAAATGAAGAGCAAAAGCCAAGGCTGGAAATTCAAGATCCAACATGAACTGGTGTATGAGACACCAGTCCCTATGTTATGAATAAGAAGTAAGGACATCCATATTATCCCAATctttatctatcaaaaaaaaggaCAACTAAATAATATCTTAGACTATATTGCGGTACAACATAGAAGACAGTAAAGGACCTATTTATAATAAAGTGACCACATTTTACATTGGTCATCAACCCACTGCAACCCTCCTCTTTCTGGGTTTGAGACCGTCTATGAGAAATATATACAAACACTAAGCACTAACCAGCTGACGTAGTACAAATTGGGAATTTGTATACACGAGATTGTGATTGCTATTTAGGGTAAGGAGAATTTGTGAGTCTAGGGAGTACAATTGTTGAAGAAAGGTTAGGGTTCAAGATGAGTTTGGTTGTAgcagaaaagagaaaatatttgatttCGGGTTGCAGGAGgggtgggggggaggggggaggaaacataaattgaattttttcacAATCTACGAACCATGTGTGTAAACAATATCCATGAGCAATACTgcaagaaagaaaggaagaaaaggcaGAAGAGAAATGGAAGGGAAAAAGAACAATAAGGCCAATGTGCCTcaataagaaatttttattaaagaaaaaagaccCCCCAGTACACGAGAAGCGTGCTGGGGTACAGAAACTTACATATTACAAATGTGCCTCAATACTCAAAAGTCAGAacattcaatattttattgatcaatTATAACTTGTTTAAGTACAATAACACACTTGTATACATCCTAAATCTTAACTTCTAGTAGAACTAGGACTTTTACTTTGACTAGTAAACCAAATCTAATTAAATTGAACCAAAACCCGCACATAAAGGCCCATAACTAAATCAGGTTTTCTTATTAACCCAAGGTCCACAACTATTGCCCATACCCAATGTttgcaaaattactaaaatagcCTTGACTCTAGAATAACCAAATAATATATAACAACCTAATTAACTACCATGGACACTTAAACCTGGGCTTTACCATAACCTTAGGCTTCCAAAGAGGATATTACTTTTCTAACCATACTATAGTTATGCCATCACCAGCTGTGAGCAAACATAGAAGACTGGATCATATACAAATTAGTCTCAATAGCAAAGAGAATGTCCTTAAAAGTGCTATACATGAAAAAATTTGGCTCCTTATCCACATGGACCCAGTTTCAAGCACCAATCACCAATCACTATATTGTCCACatggaaagaaaaaacaatggtGCATCAGAGAAGGAGCAGTCAGCATGTATTAGATTTAACAACTATGAAATAATGCACATCATAATTCTTCTAGTATAAAAATGCACAAGATAATTCTTAAGTAGAGTATTATTCCATGCCCAAGCATCCATTGCTTTCCAAAACAATATAGTATGAATgctaacaaaaagaaaaccaatttAGATTCTGACCTTTGCAAATAATAGTGCTAAAGAATTTGGAAACTCTCCTGTAGCTATGAtgacaaataacaaaaatggaAGGGACAAAAAGCTGTTATAGAACATGATCTCAATTGAAGAAAGCCCATCCTCTGCACCAGACTTCTCTACCAACACTAAATACATAGTCTGCATTTGAATATAAGCAATTCCATTAGTAAAGCATGCATAATTATGAGCTCCAAAACAATTCTCGGTTTTGAAACTAAAACGTATCCAGTGatagttaaaaaataaaggtCCAACCTGGAAAAAAACAGAAGTAAGGGCCAAGCTGTATCCAAAAAGGTCAAATGAAAAATCTCCTAGAGCAGCTATGATAACTCCAGCAGCAGTCAATATTACTGAAAGTGACACCTGACATTTGATATTGAGGCCATCGATAGATTAAAACCAACTATTCAAATTTAATAGCCATGAAGATTATCTGCTCAGTTTTaacatgaaaaatatcaaagattccaaaaaaaaaaaagccattgCATTTATAACAAACAGAAATTACTGACTGAATCAAACATTTAAGTTCTTTATTTAGATCAGTACAggcaacacaacacaacactaACAGACCAATTGATAGTTGGGTTGGGCTTAGTTAgataatgtaaattttaaaagatCCAAACTAGAATTCAAATTTTCCAGACAACAACTAGTTGGGTAAGACATTGTAGACATGCTTTTCTCATGGAAATgcaagaaatatgttgttccCATTCTTCCACCTGTAGGCCAAAAACTTGTTCCGGATATGATGCTTGAACATCACATATGCTCGTTAAAAGTATTTAAGCTTGTGCTTATTAAAACATAAGTAGCTATGTAATCATGAAATCAATAGTGTACACAGTATCAAATAAGCTTATGCTGTTGGAGTAAAGTTAAGCATCCCGGTGTACAATGttaacacaaaatttggtcAATACCATTAACATCTTATTGAGTCAAAAACTATAAAACTACAATGAAAGCAGTTTCACATAAACTAAACCAAAGAGGTTGATTAATTTACATGGTAATTTAATAAAAGCTACACAGACCTGTATTGTGGGTCTCCCCTTTCCCGAAAAGAATCCAGCAATCAATACAGCTAGGGGTGTGAGTCTCTTTATCGCAATGTACATCGGGATATTAACTCCTTTCAGACTTGCCAATGCAAACGCGACATTAGCATTGTAAAACAGTGAAATGGGGAGAAGCTTTCTGGCCGTTGCCATATCTAACGCTTTGGCTTTTGTGTATCCCATTCTTCGACCAAAGTGTATAAGCATCGCTGTTGCCATTTGCTAAGATAACGATCGAcaccaaaaattattaaattgacATAAATATCATTGAGTCAGTGCTATATTTAACTTCTTCAAAACGATACCTGCAAGGTGAGGAGGGTCATGGAGTGTGCATACTGCATAAGTATGGCTTTATTGATAAAAACCATCGCCATTGAAGCAATCCCATATGAAATGGCTGCAGATAAACTGCATTGACACAAATATCACTGAATTAGAACCCGcccaataaaaattttaaaaaacaaaatagtgtGATTAACAATTCGATTCGACAACGATTAGATAAGATAACTAAAATCATATGAAGGAATTAATTTTGTCCTATTTTACCCGAACCGCATTGCCATTGATATTAACAGACAATTTAACAATCAAGCACAAAAAGGACAAATTTAAACGAAGAATAATTAACCAGTAGAATTGCTTGAACTGAAATTCAGAActgtttattaataataataataataataataataaagtttccAAGAATGCTTAAGCTGAAATTCAGTGATTAGCAAATAAATATCTATAAGCACGTGTTTGTGtgtataaaaagtaaaatatgcatttatgtatgtatgtatgtatgaatgTAAAAGAAAGGACCTTAAAAATGGAGTTATATCAGAATCACTGTGATTTTCCATGGCTGATGATTACGATGACGATGACGATGACGACGacgatgatgatggtgatgattgATTATGAGATCGAGATATTGAAAAAACGGTTTCTTCTGTTACTTGAGTGACGACATCAAATCAAAAAACAGAAAGCTCCAATTATAGCCTATGCCCGAACTCACTGCCActcaatcaaaatcaaaactaagaaattaagaacaaatACGAAATTgagattagatttttaaaaaaaataataataataaaatacaaataaataaataaataaacctgaTATGGATTAAAAATTACATgcgaggttttttttttttttcttttaaaaaaaaaaaactgggttAATGAATTTGAGATCTAATAAGTGAGGGTTTCTATCACAGTTTATGTGAGTCAAAGTAAAGGAGTGTAGTGTTGAGTGGGAGAGAAACAAAGTGGgtgtataataaaaacaatagtTTGTGTAGTTGGGTGAGTGAGTCTTGTGGGACTTTTGGATTTGGGAGTGGGTGTGAGTGATGGcattcacattcacattcacattcacattcacatGGGATTGTTGCAATGGCTTTAGCAAATTTTTCCATTGGAAAATTGGGAAAGCTATCGGCTATCGCCATCTCATGCGGTATGGGTGACATGTTGTTCCTGATAAGCCGAGAAAGGCTGAGGCTCTCTTGGaactttcttgatttttttatgcttattttattgtgattaattattgctAATGGACCCCATAAacccaagtttgtttgtttgtttgtcttaACCTTTGGGAATTGGGGACAAATGGGAGTGGCGTCAAGACACAAGCCAGCTGGACAGGCGGATCTATCTTGGGTGGACAAAAgtagattttttattaaaaaaaataactataaaaatcaAACTATCTTGTTAGTTAGCATTGTTTTGAAACTACTTAAGTATCTAACAGCTTGAGTATAACAAACTCAATTTTGGATTGCTAAATCAAGTACaataaactcgattttcagCTAAGGTGGGCATTTGCTCCACGTAGACACCGAACTCGAGTCAAAAGAACTTGAGTTATGTCATATAGAAATTGAGTCCATATGACTCAATTTAGTACCACCTAAACGCATAGATCAATAACCAAAGATCAAAATGCAAAGATCagcaaaacccaaagatcaaaATGCAGAGATCAATAACCAGAGATCAAAATGCAAAGATgaacaatgaagaagaaagaagcaacgATGTAAAACCCAGCAAACCAGAGAAGCAATAACAAAGCAACCTAGGCGGCAAAAGCTTCAGGCGACGGAAATCGAATCGGGCGTTTGGTTTCTCACCACCGCTCCAGTGGAGGAGAAGAACACGTTGGAGTGGAGAgtgggtttgatttgttttgagttttgtatttggttttgttcatGAGTTTTTGGGGCTTGGAAGTGAAGAGTGAGATGGCATCTGGAGAAagtaaaaaaaggaaatgaagaacaagaaagtCAATCAGTTCTTGAAGCAAAACTAAATCAAGTTTGTAGGACTCGATTTCTAGACGATTGGACTCGAGTCCATTTGACTCGAGTTCTATGTCTACTTGGACAAATTTTCACTTCAGCTGCAACATGATGTTGAAATCAAGTTTATTGTACTCGATTTAGCAATCCAAAATCGAGTTTGTTACACTCGAGTTGTTAGatacctaaatagtttcaaaactgtgctaactaacaaaatagtTTGGCTATTatagttattttcaaaaaaaaaaaaaaaatccagacaAAAGTCATAAAAGTatcattatattttctcaaaaaaaaaaaaaaaaaaactgtaattgTATATTAGAGTGTTACATACTTGCATCATTtgcaaaccaaaaataaatcgtagaataagagatttggggttcaattttCGCCTACACCAAGAATTGGTTGATGTTTTAGCATGATTATAAAGAGTATAATCATTACAAGCGGATGTTATAAGTTGTAcaactctattaaaaaaaagtattgggTTTGTCTTACTATAAATCTAGAAAGTGCTTTCATAACTTATTTTACAAGACGACGACTTGTGATTAGTGTAcaataaaagtaatattagtgGTAGTTTTTATGCGAAAATGAGGTTACATTAATCATAATTTGCTATTTTGAATGTTGTAAAAAATAGTTGTGAAAGTTGTTATGATTGTAATAATATTGTTTGTCATATGGGGTTGTGCAAGCAATCTGCTACATGTGTAATGGTGTTGTGCCACTCTTCCTCTTCCACATTTGATATCCTTCCATTCAAGATTAAGAACCTCTGCATCCTCTTTTGCTTTTAATGAAATtggtttgaaactttgaatcaAATGGGAGAAAACTTTAGATGTTTCCCccattttcttcaaaatcaaaAGGTTCAAAAGTTTCTAATATGGTTTATTTGTATACTTGATATTATCAAATTATTGGTTAATTACATGACTACATGGTATCTTTGACATATAGTTTCTCGGAATGGGGAGAgcaaaatgtttttaaaaaatgaacgaATATATTTCTTTAGATAAGTTTAGTTTGATTgactttattttgtttcaaaataaaatgtgaaatacataaaaattcattaaactaTAATCTCTTCCTATCCAATTTCAACCAAATTGGGACAACTAAAGTAAACATAGTGGGTTTAAAGGACTTTCTCATCCCTCCAGGCC
Coding sequences within:
- the LOC142611669 gene encoding UDP-galactose/UDP-glucose transporter 7, coding for MENHSDSDITPFLSLSAAISYGIASMAMVFINKAILMQYAHSMTLLTLQQMATAMLIHFGRRMGYTKAKALDMATARKLLPISLFYNANVAFALASLKGVNIPMYIAIKRLTPLAVLIAGFFSGKGRPTIQVSLSVILTAAGVIIAALGDFSFDLFGYSLALTSVFFQTMYLVLVEKSGAEDGLSSIEIMFYNSFLSLPFLLFVIIATGEFPNSLALLFAKSNSIYFLAILILSLVMGIVLNFTMFLCTIVNSALTTTIVGVLKGVGSTTLGFVLLGGVEVHALNVTGLVINTAGGVWYSYAKYQQKKNKPPKLISDLEAHRK